From Pantoea sp. Ep11b, the proteins below share one genomic window:
- the glmS gene encoding glutamine--fructose-6-phosphate transaminase (isomerizing), which translates to MCGIVGAVAQRDIAEILLEGLRRLEYRGYDSAGLAVVDRQGHVTRLRRLGKVQKLAEAAEQQPLIGGTGIAHTRWATHGEPSEANAHPHVSEHIIIVHNGIIENHEPLRAELIARGYVFASETDTEVVAHLIHWEQKQGGSLREVVLRVIPQLRGAYGMVIMDSRDPSLLVAARSGSPLVIGRGVGENFIASDQLALLPVTRRFIYLEEGDIAEISRRDVTIVDRDGSIVTRAEIESNLQYDAGDKGIYRHYMQKEIYEQPMALKSTLSGRFSHGQVDLSELGAGAEALLSQVEHIQIIACGTSYNSGMVSRYWFESLANIPCDVEIASEFRYRKSAVRRNSLLITLSQSGETADTLAALRLSKELGYLGSLAVCNVAGSSLVRESDLALMTKAGTEIGVASTKAFTTQLAVLLMLVAKLGRLKGMSADTEHEIVHALQALPSRIEQMLAQDKLIENLAEGFSDKHHALFLGRGDQYPIAMEGALKLKEISYIHAEAYAAGELKHGPLALIDADMPVIVVAPNNELLEKLKSNIEEVRARGGLLYVFADQDAGFSDSDGMKIIPLPHVEEVIAPIFYTVPLQLLSYHVALIKGTDVDQPRNLAKSVTVE; encoded by the coding sequence ATGTGTGGAATTGTTGGTGCAGTAGCACAGCGCGATATCGCAGAGATTCTGCTGGAAGGTCTGCGTCGTCTTGAGTATCGCGGATATGATTCGGCCGGGCTGGCCGTGGTCGATCGTCAGGGGCACGTGACGCGCCTGCGTCGTTTGGGAAAAGTGCAGAAACTGGCGGAAGCGGCCGAACAGCAGCCGCTGATTGGGGGCACCGGTATCGCGCATACGCGCTGGGCCACCCACGGTGAGCCGTCTGAGGCGAACGCGCATCCGCACGTCTCAGAGCACATCATCATCGTGCATAACGGCATCATTGAGAACCATGAGCCGCTGCGCGCAGAGCTGATCGCACGCGGCTACGTCTTTGCCTCCGAAACCGACACCGAAGTGGTGGCGCATCTGATCCACTGGGAGCAGAAGCAGGGCGGTTCGCTGCGCGAAGTAGTATTGCGTGTGATCCCGCAGCTGCGCGGTGCCTACGGTATGGTGATCATGGACAGCCGCGATCCGTCACTGCTGGTGGCCGCCCGTTCAGGCAGTCCGCTGGTTATCGGCCGTGGCGTTGGCGAAAACTTTATCGCCTCGGATCAGCTGGCCCTGCTGCCGGTCACCCGCCGGTTCATCTATCTGGAAGAGGGCGACATCGCGGAGATCAGCCGTCGTGATGTCACCATCGTCGATCGTGACGGCAGCATCGTGACGCGCGCGGAGATCGAATCGAACCTGCAGTATGACGCCGGTGACAAGGGCATCTACCGTCACTATATGCAGAAAGAGATCTACGAACAGCCGATGGCGCTGAAAAGCACCCTGAGCGGCCGGTTCAGCCACGGGCAGGTTGACCTCAGCGAACTGGGCGCGGGCGCAGAGGCGCTGCTGAGCCAGGTCGAGCATATCCAGATTATCGCCTGCGGCACCTCCTACAACTCCGGCATGGTGTCCCGCTACTGGTTTGAGTCGCTGGCAAACATTCCCTGCGATGTTGAGATCGCCTCGGAGTTCCGCTACCGCAAATCCGCGGTGCGCAGGAACAGCCTGCTGATTACCCTGTCGCAGTCCGGTGAAACGGCCGATACGCTGGCGGCGCTGCGCCTCTCGAAAGAGCTGGGCTACCTGGGGTCGCTGGCGGTCTGCAACGTGGCCGGTTCATCCCTGGTGCGGGAATCGGACCTGGCGCTGATGACCAAAGCGGGCACCGAAATCGGCGTTGCCTCCACCAAAGCCTTTACCACTCAGCTCGCGGTGCTGCTGATGCTGGTGGCCAAACTGGGCCGTCTGAAAGGGATGTCTGCCGACACCGAGCATGAGATCGTGCATGCGCTGCAGGCGTTGCCGAGCCGCATCGAGCAGATGCTGGCGCAGGATAAGCTGATCGAAAATCTGGCCGAAGGCTTCTCCGACAAGCATCATGCGCTGTTCCTGGGCCGTGGCGATCAATATCCGATCGCGATGGAAGGGGCGCTGAAGCTCAAGGAGATCTCCTACATTCATGCGGAAGCCTATGCGGCCGGCGAGCTGAAACATGGCCCGCTGGCGCTGATCGATGCCGATATGCCGGTGATCGTGGTGGCGCCTAACAATGAACTGCTGGAGAAGCTCAAGTCCAACATCGAAGAGGTGCGCGCGCGTGGCGGCCTGCTCTACGTCTTTGCCGACCAGGATGCAGGCTTCAGCGACAGCGACGGAATGAAGATTATCCCGCTGCCGCACGTCGAAGAGGTGATAGCACCGATCTTCTACACCGTGCCGCTGCAGTTGCTCTCCTATCACGTCGCCCTGATCAAAGGCACCGACGTCGATCAGCCACGTAACCTGGCGAAATCCGTTACCGTGGAATAA
- the pstS gene encoding phosphate ABC transporter substrate-binding protein PstS: protein MTLMRSTVARLLATTFAVSAVSAFAATDLTGAGGTFPAPVYAKWAAEYQQATGSKINYQGIGSSGGVKQIIAKTVDFGASDAPMKEEDLQKNGLFQFPTVIGGVVLAVNLPGIKSGQLTLDGKTVGDIYLGTIKKWNDPAIAKLNPGVKLPETNINVVRRADGSGTSFVFTSYLAKVNEEWNSKIGKGNTVNWPVGLGGKGNDGVAAFVQRLPGSIGYVEYAYAKQNNLTYTKLVDADGKAVAPSETSFSNAAKGADWSKSFAQDLTFQKGADAWPISSTTFILIYKDQANAAKGAEVLKFFDWAFKSGSKTATALDYAALPDSVTEQIRAAWKANIKDSSGKALYQ, encoded by the coding sequence ATGACACTGATGCGTAGCACCGTAGCCCGACTCCTCGCCACCACTTTCGCTGTAAGCGCGGTATCTGCTTTTGCGGCAACCGATCTCACCGGCGCAGGCGGGACGTTCCCGGCGCCGGTTTATGCCAAGTGGGCAGCAGAATATCAGCAAGCCACCGGTAGCAAGATTAACTACCAGGGTATCGGTTCATCTGGCGGCGTGAAGCAGATCATCGCCAAAACCGTGGATTTCGGTGCGTCCGATGCGCCGATGAAAGAGGAAGACCTGCAGAAAAACGGCCTGTTCCAGTTCCCGACCGTGATCGGTGGCGTGGTGCTGGCGGTGAACCTGCCAGGGATCAAGTCAGGTCAGCTGACGCTGGATGGCAAAACCGTGGGTGACATCTACCTCGGCACCATCAAAAAGTGGAACGACCCGGCGATCGCTAAACTCAACCCGGGCGTGAAACTGCCGGAAACCAACATCAACGTGGTACGCCGCGCTGACGGTTCAGGCACCTCTTTCGTCTTCACCAGCTATCTGGCGAAAGTGAACGAAGAGTGGAACAGCAAAATTGGTAAAGGCAACACCGTTAACTGGCCGGTGGGTCTGGGTGGTAAGGGCAATGACGGCGTCGCTGCCTTTGTTCAGCGTCTGCCGGGCTCAATCGGCTATGTGGAATACGCCTACGCCAAACAGAATAACCTGACCTACACCAAACTGGTGGATGCCGATGGCAAAGCGGTCGCGCCGAGCGAAACCAGCTTCAGCAATGCGGCGAAAGGCGCAGACTGGAGCAAATCGTTCGCCCAGGATCTGACCTTCCAGAAGGGGGCGGATGCCTGGCCGATCTCCTCAACCACGTTCATCCTGATCTACAAAGACCAGGCGAATGCGGCCAAGGGTGCAGAAGTGCTGAAGTTCTTTGACTGGGCGTTCAAAAGCGGCAGTAAAACGGCCACCGCGCTGGATTACGCTGCGCTGCCGGATAGCGTGACCGAACAGATTCGCGCGGCCTGGAAAGCCAACATCAAAGACAGCTCTGGTAAGGCGCTTTATCAGTAA
- the pstC gene encoding phosphate ABC transporter permease PstC — protein MAATKPAFKAPGKQGDRIFGALVRLAALIVLLLMGGIIVSLIISSWPSIQKFGFAFLWTKTWDAPNEQFGALVPIYGTLVTSIIALIIAVPVSFGIALFLTELAPGWLRRPLGTAIELLAAIPSIVYGMWGLFVFAPLFAEYFQTPVNDVMSGIPIVGELFSGPAFGIGILAAGVILAIMIIPYIASVMRDVFEQTPVMMKESAYGIGCTTWEVIWRIVLPFTKNGVIGGVMLGLGRALGETMAVTFIIGNTYQLDSPSLFMPGNSITSALANEFAEAESGVHVAALMELGLILFVITFIVLAISKLMIMRLAKSEGARS, from the coding sequence ATGGCTGCAACGAAGCCGGCATTCAAAGCCCCAGGCAAACAGGGTGACAGAATTTTTGGCGCGCTGGTCAGGCTGGCGGCGCTGATTGTCCTGTTACTGATGGGCGGCATTATCGTCTCCCTGATCATCTCCTCGTGGCCCAGCATCCAGAAATTTGGTTTCGCCTTTTTGTGGACCAAAACCTGGGATGCGCCCAACGAACAGTTTGGCGCACTGGTACCGATTTACGGCACCCTTGTGACCTCCATTATCGCGCTGATCATCGCCGTGCCGGTGAGCTTTGGCATCGCGCTGTTCCTGACTGAACTCGCGCCAGGCTGGCTGCGTCGCCCGCTGGGCACCGCCATCGAACTGCTGGCAGCAATTCCGAGTATTGTTTACGGCATGTGGGGCCTGTTTGTCTTTGCGCCGCTGTTTGCCGAATATTTTCAGACGCCGGTCAACGACGTGATGTCGGGCATTCCGATTGTCGGCGAGCTCTTCTCCGGCCCCGCGTTCGGGATCGGGATCCTGGCGGCGGGCGTGATTCTGGCGATCATGATCATCCCCTATATCGCCTCGGTGATGCGTGACGTTTTCGAGCAGACTCCGGTGATGATGAAAGAGTCCGCCTACGGCATCGGCTGTACCACCTGGGAAGTGATCTGGCGCATCGTGCTGCCGTTTACCAAAAACGGCGTGATTGGCGGTGTGATGCTGGGGCTGGGACGTGCGCTGGGTGAGACGATGGCGGTGACCTTTATTATCGGCAACACCTACCAGCTCGACAGCCCGTCGCTGTTTATGCCGGGCAACAGCATCACCTCGGCGCTGGCTAATGAGTTCGCGGAAGCGGAGTCGGGCGTGCACGTTGCGGCGCTGATGGAGCTGGGTCTGATCCTGTTTGTGATTACCTTTATCGTACTGGCGATTTCAAAACTGATGATTATGCGCCTGGCGAAAAGTGAAGGAGCGCGCTCATGA
- the pstA gene encoding phosphate ABC transporter permease PstA, with protein sequence MTTIEIQARAELEASRRKMQAWRSTKNKIALTLSMLTMAFGLFWLVWILFTTVTRGVDGLSWSLFTESTPPPNTAGGGLANALAGSGLLIFWSTFFGTPLGIMAGIYLAEYGRKSALSEVIRFINDILLSAPSIVVGLFVYTLVVSQMQHFSGWAGVIALALLQVPIVIRTTENMLRLVPDSMREAAYALGTPKWKMISAITLKASVSGIITGVLLAIARIAGETAPLLFTALSNQFWSTDMMQPLANLPVTIFKFAMSPFAEWQSLAWAGVLIITFCVLLLNILARVIFAKGKHG encoded by the coding sequence ATGACCACTATTGAAATTCAGGCGCGCGCCGAACTGGAAGCGTCACGCCGCAAAATGCAGGCCTGGCGCAGCACCAAAAATAAAATTGCGCTGACGCTGTCGATGCTGACGATGGCATTCGGGCTGTTCTGGCTGGTGTGGATCCTGTTCACCACCGTCACGCGCGGCGTGGATGGCCTCTCCTGGTCGCTGTTTACCGAATCGACTCCGCCGCCGAACACGGCAGGTGGCGGTCTGGCCAACGCCCTGGCGGGCAGTGGCTTACTGATTTTCTGGTCGACCTTCTTCGGTACGCCGCTGGGCATCATGGCCGGGATCTATCTGGCGGAATATGGGCGTAAATCCGCCCTGTCAGAGGTGATCCGCTTTATTAACGACATTCTGCTGTCGGCGCCTTCGATTGTGGTCGGCCTGTTCGTCTACACCCTCGTAGTGTCGCAGATGCAGCACTTCTCCGGCTGGGCCGGGGTGATTGCGCTGGCGCTGCTGCAGGTGCCGATTGTGATCCGCACCACTGAAAACATGCTGCGTCTGGTGCCGGACAGCATGCGTGAAGCGGCTTATGCGCTCGGCACGCCGAAGTGGAAGATGATCTCGGCCATCACCCTGAAAGCGTCGGTCTCCGGCATTATTACCGGCGTGCTGCTGGCGATCGCCCGCATCGCGGGTGAAACCGCCCCGCTGCTGTTCACGGCGCTGTCGAACCAGTTCTGGAGCACCGACATGATGCAGCCGCTGGCAAACCTGCCCGTCACCATCTTTAAGTTCGCCATGAGCCCCTTCGCCGAATGGCAGAGCCTGGCCTGGGCAGGCGTGCTGATTATTACCTTCTGCGTGCTGCTGCTGAATATTCTGGCGCGGGTCATTTTCGCCAAAGGTAAACACGGTTAA
- the pstB gene encoding phosphate ABC transporter ATP-binding protein PstB — MSIATASAGKIQVRNLNFYYGRFHALKNINLDIAKNQVTAFIGPSGCGKSTLLRTFNKMYSLYPEQRAEGDILLDGENILATQQDIALLRARVGMVFQKPTPFPMSIYDNIAFGVRLFEKLSRADMDERVQWALTKAALWNETKDKLHQSGYSLSGGQQQRLCIARGIAIRPEVLLLDEPCSALDPISTGRIEELITELKQDYTVVIVTHNMQQAARCSDHTAFMYLGELIEFSDTDTLFTKPAQKQTEDYITGRYG, encoded by the coding sequence ATGAGTATCGCGACAGCATCAGCCGGTAAGATCCAGGTCCGTAATCTGAACTTCTATTACGGCAGGTTTCATGCGCTGAAGAACATCAACCTGGATATCGCTAAGAATCAGGTAACTGCGTTTATCGGGCCCTCGGGCTGCGGTAAGTCGACCCTGCTGCGTACCTTCAATAAAATGTACTCACTCTATCCGGAGCAGCGGGCAGAAGGGGACATTCTGCTGGATGGCGAAAACATTCTGGCCACCCAGCAGGATATCGCGCTGCTGCGCGCCCGTGTGGGCATGGTCTTCCAGAAACCGACGCCGTTCCCGATGTCGATTTATGACAACATCGCCTTTGGCGTTCGCCTGTTTGAAAAGCTCTCGCGTGCCGATATGGATGAGCGCGTACAGTGGGCGCTGACCAAGGCAGCCCTGTGGAACGAAACCAAAGACAAGCTGCATCAGAGCGGTTACAGTCTCTCCGGCGGCCAGCAGCAGCGTCTCTGTATCGCCCGCGGCATCGCGATTCGGCCGGAAGTGTTGCTGCTGGATGAACCCTGCTCCGCGCTGGACCCCATCTCCACAGGCCGTATCGAGGAGCTGATCACCGAGCTGAAACAGGACTACACCGTGGTGATCGTGACGCACAACATGCAGCAGGCGGCCCGCTGCTCTGACCATACGGCTTTCATGTATCTGGGCGAACTGATTGAGTTCAGCGACACCGACACGCTGTTCACCAAGCCCGCACAGAAGCAAACCGAAGATTACATTACCGGCCGCTACGGCTGA
- the phoU gene encoding phosphate signaling complex protein PhoU encodes MDNLNLNKHISGQFNAELEHIRTQVMIMGGMVEQQLTDAITAMHNLDGELAQRVIDGDQKVNMMEVEIDEACVRIIAKRQPTAIDLRLVMAIIKTISELERIGDVAEKISRTALEKFGQQHLPLLVSLESLGRHTVQMLHDVLDAFARMDLNEAITIYREDKKVDKEYEGIVRQLMTYMMEDPRTIPSVLTALFCARAIERIGDRCQNICEIIFYFVKGQDFRHVGGDRLDELLSGDDGSNRPS; translated from the coding sequence ATGGATAATCTGAATCTGAATAAACACATCTCCGGTCAGTTTAATGCCGAGCTGGAGCATATCCGTACCCAGGTGATGATCATGGGCGGCATGGTTGAGCAGCAGCTGACCGATGCCATTACCGCGATGCATAACCTGGACGGCGAACTGGCGCAGCGGGTGATCGACGGCGACCAGAAGGTCAACATGATGGAGGTGGAGATTGATGAGGCGTGCGTGCGCATCATCGCCAAGCGTCAGCCCACCGCGATCGATTTGCGCCTGGTGATGGCGATCATCAAAACCATCTCCGAGCTGGAGCGCATCGGCGACGTGGCAGAAAAGATCAGCCGCACGGCGCTGGAGAAGTTTGGTCAGCAGCACCTGCCGCTGCTGGTGAGCCTGGAGTCGCTGGGGCGTCACACCGTGCAGATGCTGCATGACGTGCTGGATGCCTTTGCGCGCATGGATCTCAATGAGGCGATCACCATCTACCGCGAAGACAAGAAGGTAGATAAAGAGTACGAAGGGATTGTGCGCCAGCTCATGACCTACATGATGGAAGATCCACGCACCATTCCCAGCGTGCTGACGGCGCTGTTCTGTGCCCGTGCCATTGAGCGCATCGGCGATCGCTGCCAGAACATCTGTGAAATTATCTTCTATTTTGTCAAAGGTCAGGATTTCCGTCATGTCGGCGGCGACCGGCTCGACGAGCTGCTGTCGGGTGACGATGGCAGCAACCGCCCCTCCTGA
- a CDS encoding MFS transporter codes for MISPSPQSKPGVTPGKAMLAAVSGYAMDGFDLLILGFMLPAISVSLALNPSQAGSLVTWTLIGAVIGGIVFGHLSDRFGRIRMLTVTILVFSIFTGLCAVAQGYWDLLAWRTLAGVGLGGEFGIGMALIAEAWPVEKRNRASAWVGMGWQLGVLMAAFITPPLLALIGWRGMFLVGVLPALVSFAIRRGMGEPEAYQKQVKHVPSLSFPARLKLLVRDRATAKASLGIFILCSVQNFGYYGLMIWMPSYLSSSFGFSLTKSGLWTAVTVVGMTFGIWLFGVLADRFARWKIFLLYQFGAVAMVVIYAQLRDPTMMLFTGAIMGMFVNGMIGGYGALISDTFPPQVRATAQNVLFNLGRGVGGFGPVVIGLLASQFSFTAAITLLALIYLLDIVATLFLLPKKQGQEDTLGAIG; via the coding sequence ATGATCTCCCCTTCTCCCCAATCTAAGCCGGGCGTGACGCCTGGCAAAGCGATGCTGGCTGCGGTCAGTGGTTATGCCATGGATGGATTTGACCTGCTGATACTCGGCTTTATGCTGCCGGCTATCAGCGTTTCGCTGGCGCTCAATCCATCACAGGCGGGATCGCTGGTGACCTGGACGCTGATTGGCGCGGTTATCGGTGGCATCGTCTTTGGCCATCTCAGCGATCGTTTTGGTCGCATCCGTATGCTGACCGTCACGATCCTGGTTTTCTCGATCTTTACCGGCCTGTGCGCAGTCGCGCAGGGCTACTGGGATCTGCTCGCCTGGCGGACGCTGGCAGGGGTCGGTCTGGGCGGCGAGTTTGGTATCGGCATGGCGCTGATTGCCGAAGCCTGGCCCGTGGAGAAGCGCAATCGCGCCTCAGCATGGGTCGGCATGGGCTGGCAGCTGGGCGTGCTGATGGCGGCCTTTATCACGCCCCCGCTGCTGGCGCTGATCGGCTGGCGCGGCATGTTCCTGGTGGGCGTTTTGCCTGCGCTGGTCTCCTTTGCCATCCGCCGTGGCATGGGTGAACCGGAAGCGTATCAGAAGCAGGTTAAGCATGTGCCGTCGCTCTCGTTTCCGGCGCGCCTGAAGCTGCTGGTGCGTGACCGCGCCACCGCCAAAGCCAGCCTCGGCATTTTTATCCTCTGCTCCGTGCAGAACTTTGGCTATTACGGACTGATGATCTGGATGCCGAGCTACCTCTCTTCCAGCTTTGGCTTCAGCCTGACAAAGTCGGGCCTCTGGACCGCCGTGACCGTCGTCGGCATGACCTTTGGCATCTGGCTGTTTGGCGTGCTGGCCGATCGCTTTGCGCGCTGGAAAATTTTCCTGCTCTATCAGTTTGGCGCGGTAGCGATGGTGGTGATTTATGCACAGCTCCGTGACCCGACCATGATGCTCTTTACCGGCGCCATCATGGGGATGTTCGTTAACGGCATGATTGGCGGCTACGGTGCGCTGATTTCCGATACCTTCCCGCCTCAGGTGCGCGCCACCGCGCAAAACGTTCTGTTTAATCTGGGGCGTGGCGTGGGCGGCTTTGGCCCGGTGGTGATCGGTCTGCTGGCGAGTCAGTTCTCGTTCACCGCAGCCATCACCCTGCTGGCGCTGATTTACCTGCTGGATATTGTGGCGACCCTGTTCCTGCTGCCGAAGAAGCAGGGGCAGGAAGACACGCTGGGCGCGATTGGCTGA
- the xylB gene encoding xylulokinase, whose translation MFIGIDLGTSGVKVVLMDAQGNVVATETAALQVSRPQPLWSEQDPESWWQALDVAMQALSAQQDLQAVQAIGLSGQMHGATLLDSANRVLRPAMLWNDGRSEAQCRELEQKVPDSRTITGNLMMPGFTAPKLLWVQQNEPAIFSQIAHVLLPKDYLRWRMSGDFATDMSDAAGTMWLDVAQRDWSDVMLRACDLSRDQMPKLCEGNAQTGTLHADLATRWKMKVVPLAAGGGDNAAGAVGVGMTEPGQAMLSLGTSGVYFVVSDGYLSNPQRAVHSFCHALPQRWHLMSVMLSAASCLDWAATLTGCRDVPELLAEAERARNDVPSLWFLPYLSGERTPHNNPNARGAFFGFTHQHGRPELARAVLEGVGFALAEGIDVVHECGVKPESIMLIGGGARSALWRQMLADISGQTLDYCHGGEVGPALGAARLAQQALDPGVTVPTPARVQRHQPDPARMAGYASRRATFAALYQQLLPLMH comes from the coding sequence ATGTTTATCGGGATCGATTTAGGCACCTCCGGCGTCAAAGTGGTGCTGATGGATGCACAGGGCAACGTGGTGGCCACGGAAACGGCGGCACTGCAGGTTTCACGTCCGCAGCCCTTGTGGAGCGAACAGGATCCCGAGAGCTGGTGGCAGGCGCTGGATGTGGCGATGCAGGCGCTGAGTGCGCAGCAGGATCTGCAGGCCGTGCAGGCCATTGGGCTGAGCGGGCAGATGCACGGGGCGACGCTGCTCGACAGCGCAAACCGGGTATTGCGTCCCGCCATGCTCTGGAATGATGGACGCAGTGAGGCGCAGTGTCGTGAGCTGGAGCAGAAAGTGCCGGATTCGCGGACGATCACCGGTAACCTGATGATGCCCGGCTTCACGGCGCCCAAGCTGCTGTGGGTACAACAGAACGAACCGGCTATTTTCAGTCAGATTGCGCATGTCCTGCTGCCCAAAGATTATCTGCGCTGGCGAATGAGTGGCGACTTTGCTACCGATATGTCCGATGCTGCCGGCACGATGTGGCTGGATGTGGCTCAGCGTGACTGGAGCGACGTGATGCTGCGCGCCTGCGATCTCAGCCGCGATCAGATGCCGAAGCTCTGTGAAGGCAATGCGCAGACCGGCACGCTGCACGCGGACCTGGCGACCCGCTGGAAGATGAAGGTGGTGCCGCTGGCGGCGGGCGGCGGCGACAACGCGGCGGGCGCGGTGGGCGTCGGCATGACGGAGCCGGGTCAGGCGATGCTGTCGCTGGGCACCTCGGGCGTCTATTTCGTGGTGAGTGACGGCTACCTGAGTAACCCACAGCGTGCGGTCCACAGCTTCTGTCACGCCTTACCGCAGCGCTGGCACCTGATGTCGGTAATGCTCAGCGCGGCGTCCTGCCTCGACTGGGCAGCCACGCTGACCGGCTGCCGGGATGTGCCTGAACTGCTGGCTGAAGCTGAGCGCGCGCGCAATGATGTGCCGTCGCTGTGGTTTCTGCCCTATCTTTCCGGCGAACGTACCCCGCATAACAACCCCAATGCCCGGGGCGCGTTCTTCGGCTTCACCCACCAGCACGGGCGGCCGGAGCTGGCTCGTGCGGTGCTGGAAGGAGTCGGGTTTGCGCTGGCGGAGGGGATCGACGTGGTGCATGAGTGTGGCGTTAAGCCTGAGAGCATTATGCTGATCGGCGGCGGCGCGCGCAGTGCGCTGTGGCGTCAGATGCTGGCGGATATCAGCGGTCAGACGCTCGATTATTGTCATGGCGGGGAAGTTGGCCCCGCACTGGGTGCGGCACGGCTGGCGCAGCAGGCGCTGGATCCCGGCGTGACCGTGCCGACACCGGCGCGGGTGCAGCGCCATCAGCCGGATCCGGCCAGGATGGCCGGTTACGCATCACGCCGGGCGACTTTTGCCGCCCTTTATCAGCAGCTCCTGCCGCTGATGCATTAA
- the xylA gene encoding xylose isomerase, whose product MHAYFDQIDRVRYEGTQSTHPLAFRHYNPDELILGKTMAEHLRFAACYWHTFCWNGADMFGVGAFDRPWHKSGDALQQAKLKADVAFEFFYKLNVPWYCFHDVDVSPEGDSLRSYKENLAAMTDKLLEKQQETGVKLLWGTANCFTHPRYGAGAATNPDPEVFAWAATQVCSAMQATKTLGGENYVLWGGREGYETLLNTDLRQEREQIGRFMQMVVEHKHKTGFQGTLLIEPKPQEPTKHQYDYDVATVYGFLKQFGLEKEIKVNVEANHATLAGHSFHHEIATAIALGIFGSVDANRGDAQCGWDTDQFPVSVEENALVMYEILKAGGFTTGGLNFDAKVRRQSTDKYDLFYGHIGAMDTMALALKVAARMISDGELDKRVAQRYSGWNGEFGQQILKGEFSLATLAAHAQQQQLNPQHQSGRQEQLENLVNHYLFDF is encoded by the coding sequence ATGCACGCTTATTTCGATCAGATCGATCGGGTTCGTTATGAAGGCACCCAGTCGACTCATCCTCTCGCTTTCCGTCACTACAATCCCGACGAGCTGATCCTCGGTAAGACCATGGCGGAGCACCTGCGCTTTGCCGCCTGTTACTGGCACACCTTCTGCTGGAACGGCGCGGATATGTTTGGCGTCGGTGCCTTTGATCGCCCCTGGCACAAAAGCGGCGATGCACTGCAGCAGGCAAAACTCAAAGCCGATGTCGCTTTTGAGTTTTTTTATAAGCTGAATGTCCCCTGGTACTGCTTCCACGATGTTGACGTTTCGCCGGAAGGGGATTCGCTGCGCAGCTACAAAGAGAACCTGGCCGCGATGACCGATAAACTGCTGGAAAAACAGCAGGAGACCGGCGTGAAACTGCTGTGGGGTACGGCAAACTGCTTTACCCATCCGCGCTACGGCGCCGGGGCCGCCACCAATCCCGATCCAGAGGTCTTTGCCTGGGCCGCCACCCAGGTCTGCAGCGCCATGCAGGCCACCAAAACGCTGGGTGGCGAAAACTATGTGTTGTGGGGCGGTCGTGAAGGGTATGAAACCCTGCTGAATACCGATCTGCGTCAGGAGCGTGAGCAGATTGGCCGCTTTATGCAGATGGTGGTGGAGCACAAACATAAAACGGGCTTCCAGGGAACGCTGCTGATTGAGCCAAAACCGCAGGAGCCGACCAAGCATCAGTATGACTACGATGTCGCTACCGTCTATGGCTTCCTGAAACAGTTCGGGCTGGAGAAAGAGATCAAGGTCAACGTTGAGGCGAATCATGCCACCCTGGCCGGTCACTCTTTCCATCATGAAATTGCGACTGCGATTGCGCTGGGTATTTTTGGTTCGGTGGATGCCAACCGTGGCGACGCGCAGTGCGGCTGGGATACCGACCAGTTCCCGGTCAGCGTGGAAGAGAATGCGCTGGTGATGTACGAAATCCTCAAGGCGGGCGGCTTTACCACCGGTGGCTTAAACTTTGATGCCAAAGTGCGCCGTCAGAGCACGGACAAATATGACCTCTTCTACGGCCATATTGGCGCGATGGATACCATGGCGCTGGCGCTGAAGGTCGCGGCTCGCATGATCAGCGATGGCGAACTGGATAAGCGTGTGGCGCAGCGTTACAGCGGCTGGAATGGTGAGTTCGGCCAGCAAATTCTGAAAGGGGAGTTTTCACTGGCGACGCTGGCGGCGCATGCTCAGCAGCAGCAGCTTAATCCGCAGCATCAGAGCGGACGCCAGGAGCAGCTGGAAAATCTGGTGAATCACTATCTGTTTGATTTCTAA